One window of the Desulfovibrio litoralis DSM 11393 genome contains the following:
- a CDS encoding tautomerase family protein, which yields MPFINIKLTGGSEAPSKEQKAELIKGVTEVMVRVLNKNPASTVVIIEEIDMDNYGLGGESITERRKK from the coding sequence ATGCCATTTATCAACATAAAACTCACCGGCGGAAGCGAAGCCCCGTCTAAAGAACAAAAAGCCGAACTTATTAAAGGTGTTACGGAAGTAATGGTGCGGGTTTTAAATAAAAATCCGGCAAGCACGGTTGTGATTATTGAAGAGATAGATATGGACAACTATGGCTTGGGCGGCGAAAGTATTACGGAAAGACGCAAAAAGTAG
- a CDS encoding PfkB family carbohydrate kinase: protein MRQKKILCIGNAVLDQLFFMNSMPHRAGKFFAESFLEAGGGPAATAAVTIVKLGCYARLWSRIGEDSIGDRIVSELQGFGVDMTGLERLKGVCSSFASVVVDKKGERMIIGYVDPNLPKNADGLPLEQVKDFDCVLADVRWLKGAEAVLEEAKKHNVPTVLDADLCPDVEALQRLVPLARHVVFSEGGLKQYSGVKELEVGLHLAAKLAPNSTHYVTLGHRGCLWIENNQINAYPAFRVDIVDTTGAGDVFHGAFAVGIAEGMSAQEIIRFAAATAALKCTKAGGRAGIPDRASLNSFLQDKNI from the coding sequence ATGAGACAAAAGAAAATATTGTGTATTGGAAATGCGGTTTTAGATCAGCTCTTTTTTATGAATTCCATGCCACACAGAGCGGGAAAGTTTTTTGCTGAAAGTTTTTTGGAAGCAGGGGGCGGACCGGCTGCGACTGCCGCTGTAACAATCGTTAAACTTGGTTGTTATGCCAGACTTTGGAGTAGGATAGGCGAAGACTCAATCGGCGACCGTATAGTTTCCGAGCTTCAAGGTTTTGGCGTTGATATGACGGGTCTTGAGCGTTTAAAGGGCGTGTGTTCTTCTTTTGCTTCTGTTGTTGTTGATAAAAAAGGCGAGCGAATGATTATCGGTTATGTTGACCCTAATTTGCCGAAAAACGCCGATGGTTTACCGCTTGAACAAGTAAAAGATTTTGATTGTGTTTTGGCTGATGTACGTTGGCTCAAGGGAGCGGAAGCCGTACTTGAAGAAGCAAAAAAACATAATGTTCCTACTGTGTTAGACGCTGATCTCTGTCCTGATGTCGAGGCTTTGCAACGTCTTGTTCCGTTAGCTCGCCATGTTGTTTTTTCAGAGGGCGGGCTTAAACAATATAGCGGAGTAAAAGAGTTGGAAGTCGGGTTGCATCTTGCGGCAAAACTTGCACCAAATTCAACGCATTATGTTACTTTGGGGCATCGAGGTTGTTTGTGGATTGAAAACAATCAGATCAACGCTTATCCCGCATTCAGAGTGGATATTGTAGATACAACAGGTGCGGGCGATGTGTTTCACGGGGCTTTTGCCGTGGGAATCGCCGAGGGTATGTCGGCACAAGAGATTATTAGGTTTGCGGCGGCAACGGCGGCTCTTAAATGTACAAAAGCCGGCGGAAGAGCGGGAATTCCCGATAGAGCCTCGTTAAATTCTTTTTTACAAGACAAAAATATTTAA